ACGATCTTGTTCTTTTCATCGACGACGAATTCGCTCACCGGGCAGGCGACGTGCTGGGCGCCCATGGTTTCCAGGGCCTGGGCGGTGCCCGGGTCGGTGCCGATGGTCAGCTTGTGGGCAAGCTTGTCGTTGCCCAGCACCCGCGCCACCAGGGCCGGCGCGATGCACACGGCGGCCAGGGGTTTTTTCGCCCGCACCACCTCGCGCACCAGGCGCGCCACCTCGGGATGGACATCGCACTCGGCGCCCTTGACGGCGAAATTGCACAGGTTCTTGGCCGCGCCGAAGCCGCCGGGCAGGATCAGGGCGTCGATCTCGGAAGCCTTGACCGTCGCCAGATCGCGGATCTTGCCGCGGGCGATGCGCGCCGCCTCGACCAGGACGTTGCGCTTCTCGCCGGCGGCGACCTCGCCGCTGAGATGGTTGACGACATGCATCTGCTCGACGTTGGGCGCCATGCACACGGCCTCGGCGCCGGCGCGGTCGATGGCCAGCAGGGTGATGACCGCCTCGTGAATCTCGGAGCCGTCATAGACGCCGCAGCCGGCCAGAACTACACCAATCTTCTTCGCCATGGTCAGATCCTCCTTGTGTCGCAAAAATCCGAAAACGTCGCTGTGTCCCAGGAATTGAAAACTATAGACGAGGCGAAGCCATTGTCAATCGCCCAGCGCAGACTCCATCCGCCCCCGCGCTCGGCTCTCGGCCCGGTTCACTCCTTGGAATACAAGACCGCCACCGCCTGGGTGCGCCCCGGCGAGCGCGCCACGTAGCCGTGGGGCTCGGAGGAATCGTAATAGACCGAATCGCCGGGCTTCATGATCATCACCTGCTCGCCGTAGTGCAGTTCGAGTTCGCCGCTGAGCAGAAAGAGAAATTCCTCGCCTTCGTGACGCACGAACAGCTCATCATGCCATTGGCCTTCCTCGAATTCGACGAGAAAGGGTTCCATGTGCTTGTGCTTGCGGCCGTAGGCGAGGGAATGATAGGTGTAGGGCGGCGCGGGATGGTCGGGCAGGTGGCGGCGCTGCAGGCGGCGGCGCTGGTCGGCGCGCACCAGGATGCATTTGTCGGTGTCGCCCTCTTCCTCGAAAAAGCTGTGCAGGCCCACCTTGAGGGCCTTGGAGATGCGCAGCAGCGTGGCCAGGGGCGGAATCACCTGATCGTTCTCGATCTGCGAAATCAGCGGCTTGGAAAGCCCGGTGGCATCGGAGAGCGCCTGCAGGGTCAGGCGTTTTTCCTGCCGCAGGCGCCGAACCTTGAAGCCGATCTGCAGTTCCTTGACTTCGTCGCGGATGTTGTCCATGTCGTCTTGTCCTTACCCTCGGAGCTGAAAATTTTTTGTACTGTGCGCCGCGACATCCGTCAAGAAAATAGTCTCATGAACCCATGTCCGGCGCGAGGCATCGCGGATTTGGCCGGTTCCCTCGGCGGGCGACCTCTGCTAGAATGCCCTCTTGTGCGCGTGCTGCAACCCCTGAGGGATGGATTTTTTTATGACGGCCAAAGCTTCCGCTCCCGGCGTCGATCTGCGCGCCGTGTTCTTCGATCTCGACGGCACCCTGCTGCAGGTGGAGATGAACAGCTTCATTCCCGCCTATGTCCAGGGACTTTCGGGACATTTCAAGGATCTGGCGCCGCGTCCGCGTTTTGTCGATACGGTGATCAAGGCGACTTTCGCCCTGCTGCATGACGAGAGCGACGCCTGCACCAATCAGCAGCTGTTCCAGGGCGCCCTGGAGCGCCACCTGGGGATCGCCCCGGCGCAGTTCGAGGAGCGCCTGGCCGCCTACGTCCAGAACGGCATGCAGGGGCTCAAGCCCCTCGTCGAACCGCTGAGTCTCTCCCGCGATATTCTGGAACTCTGTTTCGCGCGCGGCTGGACCGTGGTCATCGCCACCAATCCCGTGTTTCCCCGCGCGCTGGTCGAGGCGCGCCTGCGCTGGGGCGGGCTGGAGGATTTCTCCTATCACCTGGTCACCAGCTATGAGAACACCCGCTTCTGCAAGCCCCATCCCGGCTACTTCCGCGACATTCTCGACACCTTCGCCCTGGCGCCGGAGCAATGCCTGATGGTGGGCAACGACACCGAGCATGATCTGGCCGCCGGGCAGGTGGGCATCGCCACCTGGCTGGTCGATACCTGGCTGGTCGACCGTCTCGGCGGCGGCTATCGCTACGACCATCGCGGCGACCACCAGCGGCTGTTCGACTTTTTGCAGACGATCTGATCCCTGCGCGGGTCGGGAAAAGGAATTTTGAGATTAATTGACACAAATGAATTTTTTCGTTAAGATTTGGGATGTTCGTCCACTATGGGTCGCGTGGGTTTTCTGGCTCTTGCGCGGCGTGGGGAGGAAATATGCCCAGACTTGTTGACAATCCCGATCTTGCCTTTCGGCTGGCGCGCGCCATCGTGTCCGATATCGCCCTGTACAACCAGGACAAGGTGGCCTCCGGCATCCGCAACGACAATCTGTTCGACGTTCTCGCCGAGGAACTCGAAGAGGGCCGCGAGCATTTCCACGCCCGCGTCTCGCCCGATCTGCCCCAGCGCGATCATCTCTACGACCGGGCCATCGTCGATGTGATGATCAAGCAGGCGGGAAAAATTGAAAGCGCCATCTGGTAAATGCCGACCGCCCATGTCCTGACCTATCCTGCGCACAGCCCGGCGCGGCGCCTCGACCAGTTTGTCGCCGACGAACTGCCGGATCTGTCGCGCTCCCAGGTGAAAAAACTCATCGAGGAGGGCCGGGTGCTCCTTGATGGCCGCGCCGCCAAGGCCGGAGAAAAGCTCAAGGGCGGCGAGGTCCTGCGCGTCGAAATTCCCGATCCCGTGCCCGTCGAACCCCAGGCTCAGGACATTCCCCTCGCTGTGCTCTACGAGGACGCCCATCTGATCGTCATCGACAAGCCCGCCGGGCTGGTGGTGCATCCCGCCGCCGGTCATGCCGAAGGCACCCTGGTCAACGCTCTGCTGCATCACTGCGATGATTTGGCCGGCATCGGCGGCCAATTGCGTCCGGGCATCGTGCATCGTCTCGACAAGGAGACCTCCGGGGTGATGGTGGCGACCAAGAACGATGCCGCCCACCAGCATCTTGCCCAGCAGTTCAAGGAGCACACCATCCACCGCCGGTACCTGGCGCTGGTGCACGGCCTGGTGCAAAACGACGAGGGCGTGATCGATCGCCCCATCGGGCGCCATGCCGTGGAGCGCAAGAAGATGAGCAGCCGCGCCCCGCGCGGCCGCCGCGCCGTGACGCGCTGGCGGGTGCTCAAGCGCTACGACCGCGACCGACTGACGCTGCTCGAACTCACCCTGGAAACCGGCCGCACCCACCAGATCCGCGTGCATTTTTCCGACCTCAACCTGCCCCTGGTGGGCGATGCGGTCTACGGCGGCAGCGGCCGCACCAATGCCCTGGGCGACATGGAGCTGCGTCGCCTGGTGCGAAAGCTCGGCCGCCAGGCCCTGCATGCGCGGCTGCTTGGTTTCGTGCATCCGGCAACAGGCGAGAGCATCGAATGCCAGTCCTCCCCGCCCGCCGATTTTCAGGCGATTCTCAGCTATCTCGACGGCAAATACCTGATTGAAGACCAGGGTTGACCTTCCCCGCAACAACCATTAATCTTGCAGCAACACCATACCCTCCGGAGACTCTTGCTCTTTATGAAATTGGCCCGTCAAGGCAAGCTTAGTTACCTGCAACCCGCGTGGACCTTTGACGCCAAGGTGGTGGCGGGCTTCACCACCCGCAACGGCGGGGTCAGCCGCGCCCCCTTCAACTCGCTCAACCTCGGTTTCAACACCGAGGATCCCCTGCACAACGTCGAGGCCAACCGCTCGACCCTGGCGCGCAGTTTCGAGGTGCCGCCCCATCTGCTGCTCACCGTGCGCCAAGTGCACGGCACCGATCTGCTGGTGCTCGATGAGCCCAATCCCGACCTGTCCCATTTTCTGCATGTGGAATGCGACGGGATTCTGACCAACCAGCCCGGCATTCTGCTCGGCGTGCTGGTCGCCGATTGCTATCCGGTGCTGTTGTTTGATCCCTTCGCCAAGGCCGTCGCGACGGTCCACGTCGGCTGGCGCGGCGCGGCCGCCGGCATCCTGACCAAGGCGGTGCGCTCCCTGGTCGCCCTTTTCGGTTGTCGGCCGGAACAGCTGCGCGCCGCCATCGGTCCGGGGATCGGCGCCCACAAGTACGAGGTCGACCGACCGGTGCGCGAGGCCTTTCGCAACGGCAATCACGACTGGGACGCCATCGCCGTGGAGAAATCCCTGGGCAAATGGCGCCTCGATCTGCGCCGGAGCTGTCAGCTTGAGTTGGAGCGGGCCGGCCTGCTCGCCGCGCATATCGAAGCGGCGGGCGAGTGCACCTGCTGCCATCGTGAGTTGCTGTTTTCCCATCGCCGCGACCACGGTCACACCGGTCGCCAGATGGGTTTCGTGATGTTGTCCGGATGATGGCCGCAAACCCCAGCCCGCGGGAGACGGACATGGAAATCAGGGTTCTCTTCGCCGACGATCATCAGGTCTTTCATGATTGCGTCAAGGCTCTGTTCGAGCCCCATGAGAGCATCCGCATCATCGCCACCGCCGGAGATGGGCGCACCACGGTCAAACTCGCGCGCGAGCTCAAACCCGATGTGGTCGTCATGGATCTCTCCATGCCCCTGCTCAACGGCATCGACGCCACCCGGCAGATTCTCACCGAAAACCCCGAGGCCAAGGTGCTGGTCCTCTCCAGCCACAAGGACCGCAAGACCATCGTTTCCGCCCTGAAAGCCGGCGCGCGCGGCTACATGGTCAAGGAGGCGGCCATCCGGGAACTGGTGCAGGCCATCGAGGCGGTGGCCGCCGGGCGCATGTACTTAAGTTCCCACATCATCGACAAGGTTCTCGATGCCCTGCTCGTCGAGGAGGACCCAGACAGTCCGGAGGCTTCGCCTCTCGATCGGCTTTCCGTGCGTGAACGTGAAATTCTGCAGTTGCTCGCCGAGGGGAAGAACGCCCGGGAAATCTCGCACATCCTCTCGGTCAGCCAGAAAACCATCGAATCCCACCGCCAGAACATCATGCAGAAACTCGGCGCCGAAAAGATTTCCGATCTCACCCGCATCGCCATCCGCGAAGGGCTCACGACCCTCTGAGGTCGCGGGCCTTTCGCCTCCCCCCGAAAACCCACTCCTCCTTTTCCTGACGCAATTTCAGGTTTTTCCTGATGCAATTTCAGGGTTTTCCTGATTGACAATTAATTGTCTGCAATTTACCCTTGCCTGGCCTGGAATTAAAAAGAATAAATTATTTATTTTTCTTTAATTTTTGGCTTCAACTAGGGTCGTCCGGCCCGTCGACCACATACCTGGAGGGTATTGCATGAAACGATGGAGAAAGTTGGGCGCGGTTTTAGAGTGGGGAAAATTGCTTGGAGGTGATGGTCATCAACGGTTTTGCTCATCAATATCAAATTCAAGCCCTGACGTCATATTGGGAACGATAGATTCAGCGTTTTTTCATATTTGACGAATACTGTTTTCGAGATTTTTTTGATAAGTTTTAACAGGGGAAGGACTTGTCGCTAATCTGGATGATCGTCGCTAAATGTCGCCTTAAGTTTTAGAGTAAAATAGTTTGTTGAAAAATTTTTTCTTGATAAAAATTCAACAAAATAAAAGGAGAGAGATGATGTTGCAAAAGAAATTTTTTAGTACTGTCGCTGTGGTCGTTTTGGCCTTGTTTGTTCTTTCTGGCTGCTCCTCGACAATGAATGCGATCAAAAATAAGGATCTTCAGGTTTCTTGCAAGATGTCGGACACGATTTTTCTTGATGCGGAATGCCTGACAGGTGGGCCGAAGGTTTTTGTTCGCGTTGCCAACACCAGTGATTTCCAGGACATGGATTTCAAGGAAGTGATTGTCCAGAAATTGCGGGAGATGGGCTATGAAGTCACGCCTGCGGCGAAAGACGCACAGTATCATGTCGCAGCCAACATTCTCTACATGGGGCAAAGAAAGGAAGGCATGGATGGGGATGCGATCCTTCGCGCTGGGTTTGGCGGCGCCGTGATTGGTGCGACGGTTGCCGGGGTTTCCGGATCGAGTCTGCGGGGGGCCGGCGCCGCTGGGCTCATCGCCGGCGCTGCGGTCGCGGGGACCGAAGCACTGGTTGGTTCGGTCTTTCATGTCGATGAATATCTCGGCGTTATCGATATCCAGATCATGGAAGAGGTGGAAGGTGGCGTAAAGGGTACCGAAACAGCGAATGTCATGCAGGGCACCAGCACCGCAAAAGAAATTACGCGCCAGATTACGGAAAAGCGCCAGGAATATCGGACTCGAATCGTTGCCTCGGCCAAGCAGACCCGAATGGATCGCAATGAGGCCGTCAGCGTCCTCTCTGAGCGCCTGGGCGCGCAAATCTCCGGGCTCTTCAAGATCTGATCAGGGGTTGGCGCATCAGATGAAATCACGAGGAGGCGGGGGCAGCCCCTCCTCCTCTGCGATTGTTGCCATCCGCGAAGGGCCTCTCCTCCTTTTCCTGACGCAATTTCAGGTTTTTCCTGATGCAATTTCAGGTTTTTCCTGATAGTCGAAAAAATCAGAACATTGTATTGTTAGGCCGTTGTTTGGCTGTTTCAGCGGCGGTGCGAATCGGCGTTTGGATTTAGAAGACGTGAAGGAGGGACCCGGTTTTTCGGAACCGGACGAAAGATTGCCGTGACTGCTTTTGGCCCGGTCGGAGTTATCCGCCCGGGCCGTTTTTTTTTCAGCGGTTCGACACAGGGGATGTCGGGGCGGAAGGCAGGCTGTGGAGGAAATCCTCCCAGGCTTGCCAGTAGAGTTGGGGATGGCGGTCGAGGGTGTCGTTGTGGCCGGCCTGATCGAGCCACAGCAGGCGTTTGGGCTCGGGCGCCAGGGCGAACAGGCGCTCGGCCATGGCCGGAGGGACGATGCGGTCGCGCCGGCCGTGGATGACGAGCAGGGCCGAGGAGATGCGGGAGATTTTGTCGAGATTGTCGAAGCGTGCCTCCACCAGCCAGCCGAGCAGGGGATAAAGCAGTTTGTAGTGGTGGCGGCCCAACTCGGCGATGGAGGTGAAGGGGCTCTCCAGGATCAGCCCGGCGGGCGGGCGTTCCAGGGCGAGCTGCAGGGCGACCGCCGCGCCGAGGGAGCGGCCGAAGTAGACCTGGCGCGCGGGGGGATAACCTCGCGCCTCCAGCCAACTCTGGGCGGCGCGGGCGTCTTCGTACAGCCCCACCTCGGTGGCCCGTCCTTGGCTGAGACCGTAGCCGCGATAGCTCAGGATCAGCACCGGCAGGCCGAGGCGGTGATGGAGCAGTTCCAGATTGTACACGCGGTGGGATAGGTTGCCGGCGTTGCCGTGAAAAAACAGAAGCGCGGGCAGATCCACGTCGGGGCGGCCGGGAATGAACCAGGCATGGACGCGCACCCCGTCGGCGGTGTCGAGCCACAGATCCTCGTAGGGCAGGCCGCGCGCGGCGGGCGTTTCCACGAGCTCGGCGCTCGGAAAGAAGATGAAATGTTGCTCCAGGGCGGCTTTCACGGGTGTCGCCGTCGGCAATAAGGCCAGCACCGCCAGCAGCAGGCTGGGTATGAGGAACAAAGCATGGCGTTTGGGCATGCTTAGAGTATACCCAGACGCGGCTTGAGTCGGCGGGAAAAACGGCTATTTGCGCCAGAAGGTCGGAAAGAACAGCACCAGCACGGTGAACAGTTCGAGACGCCCGAGAAGCATGCAGGCGATCAGCACGCTCTTGCCGAAGGGCGAGACGTGGGCGTAGTTGTCCACGGGGCCCACCGAGCCGAGCCCCGGGCCGACGTTGCCGAGGGTGGCGATGACCGCCGCGCCGCCGGACACCAGATCCATGCCGCTGGCGGCCATGAGCAGCGAGGCGACCACGAAGATGCCGATGAACAGGGCGAAAAAGCCCAGGATCGACTGCATGACGTCCTTGTCCACGGGCCGCTCGCCGAGCTTGACCAGCCGCACCGCGCGCGGGTGGATGAGGCGATAGATCTGCACGTGGGCGTGCTTGAACAGCAGCAGGATGCGCGCCACCTTGATGCCGCCGGCGGTGGAGCCGGCGCAGCCGCCGATGAACATCAGCGACACCAGGATGTACTGGTTGAGGAGCGGCCACTTTTCGTAATCGGCGGTGGCAAAGCCCGTGGTGGTGAGGATGGAGGCCACCTGAAAGGCGCTGTGGCGCAGGTTCTCGCTGAAGGACTGGTAGATGTCGCCCTGGTTGGTGAACACCAGGATGGCGATGGCGACGAGGGTGATGCCGGCGTAGATGCGCAGTTCCTCGTTGCGCAGCAATTCCCTGGGGCGGCCGCGCAGCATGTAATAGTGCAGGGAAAAGTTGACCCCGGCGAGGAACATGAAAAGCGTCACGATCCATTGCAGGTAGGCGCTGTCGTAGGCGCCCATGGAGGCGTTGCGCGGCGAGAAGCCGCCGCTGGAAAGCGTGCTGAAGGCATGACAGAGGCTGTCGAAGAAGCTCATGCCGCCCAGCACCAGCAGCACCACCTGCGCCACGGTGAGCAGCAGATAGACTTCCCAGAGCAGCTTGGCGGTGTCCTGGATGCGCGGCTTGAGACGGTCGGCGGTGGGGCCGGGCACTTCGGCCTTGAACAGCTGCATGCCGCCGACGCCGAGCATGGGCAAAATGGCCAGGGACAGCACGATGATGCCCATGCCGCCCAACCATTGGGTGAAGGAGCGCCACAGCAGGATGCTTTCGGGCAGCGCCTCGATGTCGGTGAGAATGCTCGCGCCGGTCGTGGTGAAGCCGCTCATGGTCTCGAACACCGCATCCAGGACCGAGGGAATCGACCCGCAGAAGACAAAGGGCAGGGCGCCGAGCAGCGCATAGAGCGACCAGCCCAGGGTGACCACGGCAAAGCCCTCGCGCACCGAGATCTCCCGGCGGGTGGGAAAGGCGCGAAACAGCACGCCGCCCAGGGTCAGGCAGACCGCCGCCGCCAGGACGAAGGCCGACCAGGCGCCGTCGTGAAAATACAGGGAGAAGGGCACCGGCACCAGCAGCGCGGCGGCGAGAAACAGGGAGAGAGCGCCGAGGATGCGCAGCAGCAAAGGCAGGTTCATGGACGCGCTACCCGAAGAAGCTTTCGACCTTGGCGAGGGCTTCGGGCCGGGTGAAGACCACCACCCGATCCAGGGGGCGCAGCACCGTGTCGCCCGTGGGAATCAGATACTCGCTGCCGCGCACGATGGCGCCGATGATGGCGCCGCGCGGGAAATGCAGGCTCTTCAGCGGCTGGCCGAGAATCGGACTGTCCTCGCCGAGTTGCAGTTCGAGGACCTCGGCGTTGCTGCCCTCGACGGTGGCCAGGGACAGCACCTTGCCGCGCCGCACATGCTTGAGGATCACCGCGCCGGCCGCCAGGCGCGGCGAGACGCAGGCGTCGATGCCCAGGGAGGGCGCGAGGTTGAGGTATTCGGGTTTGTTGATCAGGGCCAGGGCGCGTTTCGCTCCGTGCTTTTTGGCGAGCAGCGAGCAGAGGATGTTGTCCTCGTCGTTGCCGGTGACGGCCATGAATACGTCGGCGCCTTCGATGCCCTCGTCGCTCAGGGTGCGGATGTCGGTGCCGTCGGTGTGGATGATCATGGAGCGGCGCAGTTTGGAGGCCAGATATTCGCAGCGCGCCTCGTCGCGCTCGATGAGGCGCACGTTGAAGTGCAGTTTTTCCAGGCGCTGGGCGATCTGCAGGCCGATGCTGCCGCCGCCGAGAATGAAAGCGCGGCGCAAACGGCAGGCCTTCTCGGGTTCGGGCTGCAGCAGGTATTGGATGGCGGGCAGGTCGTTGTGATGGGCGAAGATGAAGATGCTGTCGCCGACGCGGATGGTGTCGTCGCCGCGCGGGATGATGGTGCGTTCGCCGCGGGTGATGGCGGTGACGACGAAGCGATACATGCCGCGGATTTCGCCCAACTCCTTGAGGGTCAGGTCGCACAGCGGGCTTTTCTCGCCGATGCGGTAGCCGAGGAACTGGATCTGGCCCTCGACGAATTCGGCCACGTCGAAGGCGCCCTGGCGCGAGGCGATCTTGATCATTTCCTCGGCGACGGCGTCCTTGGGGTTGATGAGCAGGTCGATGCCGAGCTTTTCCTTGGAGAGCACCGCGCCCTGGCCCGAGTACTCGATGCTGCGCACCCGCGCGATGCGGGTCTTGACGCCGTATTCACGCGCCAGCAGGCAGGCGAGGATGTTGACCTCGTCCATGTCGGTGACGGCGATGAAGATGTTGGCTTCCTTGATGCCGCCCTGCTCGAGAATCTCGGCGCTGGCGCCGTTGCCGAGGATGCCCAGCACGTTGAGGCGTT
The window above is part of the Geoalkalibacter sp. genome. Proteins encoded here:
- the elbB gene encoding isoprenoid biosynthesis glyoxalase ElbB, yielding MAKKIGVVLAGCGVYDGSEIHEAVITLLAIDRAGAEAVCMAPNVEQMHVVNHLSGEVAAGEKRNVLVEAARIARGKIRDLATVKASEIDALILPGGFGAAKNLCNFAVKGAECDVHPEVARLVREVVRAKKPLAAVCIAPALVARVLGNDKLAHKLTIGTDPGTAQALETMGAQHVACPVSEFVVDEKNKIVSTPAYMLAGRISEAAEGIEKTVRAVLEMA
- a CDS encoding helix-turn-helix domain-containing protein, giving the protein MDNIRDEVKELQIGFKVRRLRQEKRLTLQALSDATGLSKPLISQIENDQVIPPLATLLRISKALKVGLHSFFEEEGDTDKCILVRADQRRRLQRRHLPDHPAPPYTYHSLAYGRKHKHMEPFLVEFEEGQWHDELFVRHEGEEFLFLLSGELELHYGEQVMIMKPGDSVYYDSSEPHGYVARSPGRTQAVAVLYSKE
- a CDS encoding HAD family hydrolase, with amino-acid sequence MTAKASAPGVDLRAVFFDLDGTLLQVEMNSFIPAYVQGLSGHFKDLAPRPRFVDTVIKATFALLHDESDACTNQQLFQGALERHLGIAPAQFEERLAAYVQNGMQGLKPLVEPLSLSRDILELCFARGWTVVIATNPVFPRALVEARLRWGGLEDFSYHLVTSYENTRFCKPHPGYFRDILDTFALAPEQCLMVGNDTEHDLAAGQVGIATWLVDTWLVDRLGGGYRYDHRGDHQRLFDFLQTI
- a CDS encoding RluA family pseudouridine synthase gives rise to the protein MPTAHVLTYPAHSPARRLDQFVADELPDLSRSQVKKLIEEGRVLLDGRAAKAGEKLKGGEVLRVEIPDPVPVEPQAQDIPLAVLYEDAHLIVIDKPAGLVVHPAAGHAEGTLVNALLHHCDDLAGIGGQLRPGIVHRLDKETSGVMVATKNDAAHQHLAQQFKEHTIHRRYLALVHGLVQNDEGVIDRPIGRHAVERKKMSSRAPRGRRAVTRWRVLKRYDRDRLTLLELTLETGRTHQIRVHFSDLNLPLVGDAVYGGSGRTNALGDMELRRLVRKLGRQALHARLLGFVHPATGESIECQSSPPADFQAILSYLDGKYLIEDQG
- the pgeF gene encoding peptidoglycan editing factor PgeF, whose translation is MKLARQGKLSYLQPAWTFDAKVVAGFTTRNGGVSRAPFNSLNLGFNTEDPLHNVEANRSTLARSFEVPPHLLLTVRQVHGTDLLVLDEPNPDLSHFLHVECDGILTNQPGILLGVLVADCYPVLLFDPFAKAVATVHVGWRGAAAGILTKAVRSLVALFGCRPEQLRAAIGPGIGAHKYEVDRPVREAFRNGNHDWDAIAVEKSLGKWRLDLRRSCQLELERAGLLAAHIEAAGECTCCHRELLFSHRRDHGHTGRQMGFVMLSG
- a CDS encoding response regulator, whose protein sequence is MEIRVLFADDHQVFHDCVKALFEPHESIRIIATAGDGRTTVKLARELKPDVVVMDLSMPLLNGIDATRQILTENPEAKVLVLSSHKDRKTIVSALKAGARGYMVKEAAIRELVQAIEAVAAGRMYLSSHIIDKVLDALLVEEDPDSPEASPLDRLSVREREILQLLAEGKNAREISHILSVSQKTIESHRQNIMQKLGAEKISDLTRIAIREGLTTL
- the traT gene encoding complement resistance protein TraT, which codes for MMLQKKFFSTVAVVVLALFVLSGCSSTMNAIKNKDLQVSCKMSDTIFLDAECLTGGPKVFVRVANTSDFQDMDFKEVIVQKLREMGYEVTPAAKDAQYHVAANILYMGQRKEGMDGDAILRAGFGGAVIGATVAGVSGSSLRGAGAAGLIAGAAVAGTEALVGSVFHVDEYLGVIDIQIMEEVEGGVKGTETANVMQGTSTAKEITRQITEKRQEYRTRIVASAKQTRMDRNEAVSVLSERLGAQISGLFKI
- a CDS encoding alpha/beta hydrolase yields the protein MPKRHALFLIPSLLLAVLALLPTATPVKAALEQHFIFFPSAELVETPAARGLPYEDLWLDTADGVRVHAWFIPGRPDVDLPALLFFHGNAGNLSHRVYNLELLHHRLGLPVLILSYRGYGLSQGRATEVGLYEDARAAQSWLEARGYPPARQVYFGRSLGAAVALQLALERPPAGLILESPFTSIAELGRHHYKLLYPLLGWLVEARFDNLDKISRISSALLVIHGRRDRIVPPAMAERLFALAPEPKRLLWLDQAGHNDTLDRHPQLYWQAWEDFLHSLPSAPTSPVSNR
- a CDS encoding TrkH family potassium uptake protein; translation: MNLPLLLRILGALSLFLAAALLVPVPFSLYFHDGAWSAFVLAAAVCLTLGGVLFRAFPTRREISVREGFAVVTLGWSLYALLGALPFVFCGSIPSVLDAVFETMSGFTTTGASILTDIEALPESILLWRSFTQWLGGMGIIVLSLAILPMLGVGGMQLFKAEVPGPTADRLKPRIQDTAKLLWEVYLLLTVAQVVLLVLGGMSFFDSLCHAFSTLSSGGFSPRNASMGAYDSAYLQWIVTLFMFLAGVNFSLHYYMLRGRPRELLRNEELRIYAGITLVAIAILVFTNQGDIYQSFSENLRHSAFQVASILTTTGFATADYEKWPLLNQYILVSLMFIGGCAGSTAGGIKVARILLLFKHAHVQIYRLIHPRAVRLVKLGERPVDKDVMQSILGFFALFIGIFVVASLLMAASGMDLVSGGAAVIATLGNVGPGLGSVGPVDNYAHVSPFGKSVLIACMLLGRLELFTVLVLFFPTFWRK
- the trkA gene encoding Trk system potassium transporter TrkA codes for the protein MKILIVGTGQVGYFLCERLSEEGHEVTLIDQDQEHLNRAQERLNVLGILGNGASAEILEQGGIKEANIFIAVTDMDEVNILACLLAREYGVKTRIARVRSIEYSGQGAVLSKEKLGIDLLINPKDAVAEEMIKIASRQGAFDVAEFVEGQIQFLGYRIGEKSPLCDLTLKELGEIRGMYRFVVTAITRGERTIIPRGDDTIRVGDSIFIFAHHNDLPAIQYLLQPEPEKACRLRRAFILGGGSIGLQIAQRLEKLHFNVRLIERDEARCEYLASKLRRSMIIHTDGTDIRTLSDEGIEGADVFMAVTGNDEDNILCSLLAKKHGAKRALALINKPEYLNLAPSLGIDACVSPRLAAGAVILKHVRRGKVLSLATVEGSNAEVLELQLGEDSPILGQPLKSLHFPRGAIIGAIVRGSEYLIPTGDTVLRPLDRVVVFTRPEALAKVESFFG